A window from Kwoniella newhampshirensis strain CBS 13917 chromosome 3, whole genome shotgun sequence encodes these proteins:
- a CDS encoding methylenetetrahydrofolate reductase, giving the protein MKITEKLQKAEREGRPFWSFEFFPPRTAQGLQNLFDRIERMRNLGPEFIDITWGAGGKNADLTNSLVQMCQETIGIETCMHLCCTEMPKEKVEWALAQAKAHGCQNILALRGDPVAGTSTWEPTPGGFMNAVDLVKHIHKYYPGDFCVAVAGFPQGHPETADTPECQEQEIAWLKEKVDAGADFIFTQMFYDTTIFFSWVKRVRDAGITVPILPGIMPIQNWEKFEKWVQRENIIVPPHFYEALTPVKGDDEKVRQVGTKLVGDMCKAILANKEAGVKGLHIYTLNLEKGARMLLEELGFEGRREQIAPLPWRPSLTPHRRGESIRPIFWANRVESYLSRTDEWDEFPNGRWGDSRSPAYGDLDGYPVSININADDAYKLWGNPTTFEEICSLFARFCRGDLAKLPWSSQPAASETSVIDEQLAKMNELGYLTINSQPAVNGARSDDKVHGWGPSGGYVYQKAYLEFFVSPELLSPLIRRIERDPRITYYAVNKQGDLKTNTHSEGPNAVTWGVFPGKEIVQPTIVEAVSFIAWKDEAFELGIQWANLYPESSPSRKLITDTMSTSYLVNIVANDFKDGLSIFEPFLLDQKPAISKLANGVKGVLNGVLDGVNGGVEIVREKVVQNGFALPNGNGNGH; this is encoded by the exons ATGAAGATTACGGAAAAGCTGCAAAAAGCCGAGAGGGAAGGTCGACCCTTCTGGAGTTTTGAGTTTTTCCCTCCTAGAACCGctcag GGCTTGCAAAATCTTTTCGATCGGATAGAGCGCATGCGCAACTTGGGTCCAGAGTTCATCGATATCACCTG GGGCGCTGGCGGAAAGAATGCCGATCTCACCAACTCTCTCGTCCAGATGTGTCAGGAGACCATCGGAATCGAGACATGTATGCACTTGTGTTGTACTGAGA TGCCCAAGGAGAAAGTAGAGTGGGCCTTAGCA CAAGCTAAAGCACATGGCTGTCAAAACATCCTCGCCCTTCGTGGCGATCCCGTCGCTGGTACATCCACCTGGGAACCTACTCCAGGAGGCTTCATGAACGctgtcgatctcgtcaaacATATTCACAAATACTACCCGGGCGATTTCTGTGTCGCGGTCGCTGGTTTCCCTCAAGGCCATCCCGAAACTGCGGACACACCCGAATGTCAGGAGCAGGAAATCGCATGGCTCAAAGAGAAAGTGGATGCTGGAGCAGATTTTATCTTCACCCAGATGTTCTACGACAcgaccatcttcttcagttGGGTCAAGAGGGTCCGTGACGCAGGCATTACCGTACCGATCCTTCCCGGTATCATGCCTATTCAGAATTGGGAGAAGTTTGAGAAATGGGTTCAGAGGGAGAACATCAtcgttcctcctcactTCTATGAAGCTCTCACACCCGTgaagggagatgacgagaaggtAAGGCAGGTCGGGACCAAACTGGTCGGAGATATGTGCAAGGCTATCCTGGCCAACAAGGAGGCAGGAGTTAAAGGTCTGCACATCTATACGCTCAATCTGGAAAAGGGCGCAAGGATGTTGTTGGAAGAACTTGGATTTGAGGGCAGGAGAGAACAGATCGCCCCTCTTCCCTGGAGACCGTCACTCACTCCCCACAGACGGGGCGAATCTATCCGACCTATTTTCTG GGCAAACCGAGTTGAATCGTATCTGTCGAGGA CCGACGAGTGGGATGAGTTTCCGAATGGTCGATGGGGCGATTCTCGGAGTCCCGCTTACGGCGACCTTGATGGCTATCCCGTGTCTATCAACATCAAT GCCGACGATGCGTACAAACTCTGGGGCAACCCGACGACTTTCGAAGAGATTTGTTCGCTTTTCGCTCGATTCTGTCGAGGCGATCTCGCCAAACTCCCTTGGTCCTCTCAACCCGCTGCATCAGAGACGTCCGTCATTGACGAGCAGTTGGCGAAGATGAACGAGCTTGGATATCTGACTATCAATTCTCAACCTGCTGTGAATGGAGCCAGGAGCGATGACAAGGTCCACGGTTGGGGACCGTCTGGAGGATACGTGTACCAGAAG GCATATCTGGAATTCTTTGTATCCCCGgagcttctttctcctctgaTCCGACGGATTGAGCGCGACCCTCGAATCACCTATTACGCGGTCAACAAGCAGGGCGATCTCAAGACCAACACACACAGTGAAGGGCCCAACGCCGTCACTTGGGGTGTTTTCCCCGGCAAGGAGATCGTTCAGCCCACCATCGTCGAGGCTGTCTCTTTCATCGCATGGAAAGATGAAGCCTTCGAACTCGGAATCCAATGGGCCAACCTCTACCCCGAGTCATCGCCCTCACGGAAGCTTATCACCGACACGATGTCTACTTCGTATCTTGTCAACATTGTTGCGAATGATTTCAAGGATGGCTTGTCCATCTTTGAGCCTTTCCTTCTAGATCAGAAGCCAGCGATCAGTAAGCTGGCCAACGGAGTGAAAGGAGTGTTAAACGGTGTTTTGGACGGAGTGAATGGTGGTGTTGAAATTGTCAGGGAGAAGGTAGTACAAAACGGTTTCGCATTGCCTAACGGGAATGGCAACGGTCACTGA